One region of Wyeomyia smithii strain HCP4-BCI-WySm-NY-G18 chromosome 3, ASM2978416v1, whole genome shotgun sequence genomic DNA includes:
- the LOC129728623 gene encoding protein FRG1 homolog translates to MTDQHPIMSEYTAVKSSKLVLKGESSKSSKRKHKKHKKESKEGSSSAKRNRVEVDEDAQKHGGWWKVTKLAEITGSVAVQFGKRAFIRALDNGLFTLGAPHDEGDGPDPEEIFTAVLINEEKVAFKSGYGKYLKVEKDGMVTGRSDAVSAVEQFEPVFEGNKMALLAANGCFISVDPEDDAVVAIKKKVGENEVCVVRSCAVREQKSTKEVAVEEEGDLDQVEVNYVRKFQKFQDKKLRVNTEDKAALKQAKEEGALHEALLDRRSKMKADRYCK, encoded by the exons ATGACAGATCAAC ATCCAATAATGTCCGAATACACTGCAGTGAAGAGTAGCAAACTAGTACTTAAGGGAGAAAGCTCCAA GAGCTCCAAACGTAAGCACAAAAAGCACAAGAAAGAAAGTAAAGAAGGTTCCTCATCTGCCAAGCGCAACCGGGTCGAGGTCGATGAGGACGCTCAAAAGCACGGCGGCTGGTGGAAAGTAACGAAGCTAGCCGAAATTACCGGTTCGGTGGCAGTTCAATTTGGCAAGCGGGCCTTCATTAGGGCACTAGACAATGGCCTTTTTACGCTGGGGGCGCCACACGACGAAGGTGATGGACCGGATCCGGAAGAGATATTCACCGCCGTGCTGATCAACGAGGAGAAGGTAGCCTTCAAGTCCGGCTACGGCAAATATTTGAAGGTGGAAAAGGATGGCATGGTGACGGGCAGATCGGACGCTGTTTCGGCGGTGGAACAGTTTGAGCCGGTCTTCGAGGGGAACAAGATGGCACTGCTAGCCGCCAATGGATGTTTTATTTCGGTTGATCCTGAGGACGATGCAGTTGTGGCTATTAAAAAAAAGGTCGGCGAAAACGAGGTCTGCGTTGTGAGAAGCTGCGCGGTGCGTGAACAGAAATCCACTAAGGAGGTGGCTGTCGAAGAGGAAGGCGACCTGGACCAAGTGGAAGTTAATTACGT GAGGAAGTTTCAGAAGTTTCAAGATAAAAAACTACGTGTCAACACTGAGGACAAAGCGGCATTGAAGCAGGCTAAGGAAGAAGGGGCACTGCACGAAGCTTTATTGGATCGGCGAAGCAAAATGAAAGCGGACCGATACTGCAAATAG
- the LOC129729524 gene encoding mitochondrial pyruvate carrier 2-like, which produces MAASRVYNGIVNTADRFVPTALRPLWNHAAGPKTVFFWAPVFKWGLVFAGLNDLRRPADQLSVSQSASLAATGLIWSRYSLVIIPKNYGLFSVNLFVAITQLAQLYRAWDFSRKNPPKDVQSKEQ; this is translated from the exons ATGGCTGCCTCACGGGTGTACAATGGAATAGTGAATACTGCCGATCGGTTCGTGCCTACCGCGCTGAGACCACTTTGGAATCATGCTGCtg GACCAAAAACTGTGTTCTTCTGGGCTCCAGTATTCAAATGG GGACTTGTCTTTGCTGGATTGAATGATTTGCGACGTCCAGCGGATCAACTGTCGGTTTCTCAGTCGGCCTCACTGGCAGCCACCGGATTGATTTGGTCCCGTTACTCTCTGGTGATTATTCCCAAAAACTATGGACTGTTCTCGGTGAATCTCTTCGTGGCCATTACACAGCTTGCTCAGCTGTATCGTGCGTGGGACTTTTCTCGGAAAAATCCACCGAAAGACGTACAATCTAAGGAACAATGA
- the LOC129728624 gene encoding DCN1-like protein 4 isoform X2, whose product MGEEISRRYSKVDDAFSQKRCLNWFREYTTADDPDTLGPEGMEKFCEDIGVEPENVAMLVLAYKMGARQMGFFTQSEWLKGLTDLQCDTPGKVQCKLDHLRNLLNDHNTFKVIYRYAYDFARDKDQRSMDIETAKAMLQLLLGKHWTLYAQFAQFLEQSKYKVINKDQWCNILEFSRTISNDLNNYDVDGAWPVMLDEFVEWLRLLRSQSTIS is encoded by the exons ATGGGTGAAGAAAT CTCACGGCGGTACAGCAAAGTGGACGACGCTTTCAGTCAGAAAAGATGCCTGAATTGGTTCCGCGAGTACACAACAGCAGACGATCCGGATACTTTGG GTCCCGAAGGAATGGAGAAGTTTTGCGAAGATATCGGTGTTGAACCGGAGAATGTCGCTATGCTCGTACTGGCGTACAAAATGGGTGCCCGCCAGATGGGTTTCTTCACACAGAGCGAATGGCTCAAAGGGCTGACAGATCTGCAGTGTGACACCCCCGGCAAGGTGCAATGCAAGCTTGATCACCTGCGTAATCTGCTAAACGATCACAACACTTTTAAAGTAATCTACAGATACGCGTATGACTTTGCTCGG GACAAAGACCAGCGCAGTATGGACATTGAGACAGCGAAAGCGATGCTACAGCTGCTACTCGGCAAGCACTGGACCCTTTATGCACAATTCGCCCAATTTCTGGAGCAGTCCAAGTACAAAGTGATCAACAAAGATCAGTGGTGTAATATTCTCGAGTTTTCCCGTACTATCTCCAATGATCTAAACAACTACGATGTCGACGGTGCCt GGCCCGTCATGCTGGACGAATTTGTCGAATGGTTAAGACTTTTGCGATCACAATCGACGATTAGCTGA